TTCTACTGGAGTAGCCATAACATACCACTCTACATTTTCAGATAACGGTGGTGTTGTTAAAGAACCTAGGTAGTGATAATATGTTTTGTTTGTTGGAAGTAATGCTGCTACGTCAATTGGCTCGCTAACTGTTGTTTTTTCGCCTTTTTTAACATTGTTTAAAATGCTTTGGAAGGCTGGATTTGCTTTACCTTCTTTAAAGAAAACGCCGATAACTGCTAGACGGCTATCTTGATTTTCATTTACAAAATGGGCTTCGATTGGATAATGTTTGCCATCCACTGTATGCTCACTTTCTGCGTGAAAATGGAATTGATTTAATTCAAATTTGCGTCCGTTGATAGTCGCTTGTCCGCCGTCATCCACTTGGATACTATGGCCGTTATCTACTTCATCGGTCACTTTTTGATTGTAATTTAATTCAATTGCCCCTGTGTCTTTCATTGGTTCTGTTTTTGTTGTTTCAATGTTGATTGGGGACTGTGTGTCGCCTGCTTCAAATTGCCACGATTTTTGATCATGATAGTCTAAGTGATCTTCGTGTTTTGTTTCTGTTTTTGCTGTTGTTTCTGTTTTTTCCTCTTTTTTCGTATCGCTTGCATCGCTATTTCCGCAACCTGCTACGAGAATAAGTGATGCTGCAATTGCTGAAGCTGCTAATAATTTTGTTTTCATGATGAAAACTCCTTTCGTTAAGTAACTTAATTATTATATTACATAATGATTCATAAGTGTGTGTATTTTTTGTGTCTAAATCAAGGTTTTTTTATTAAAAATGACGCAAAAATGTAGAAAAACTAGCAAAGGTAGCCCCAGTGCTAGTTTTTCTACATTTATTTTATAGTCGCAGTTTGCAATAAAAATTCTTTCATTTGTGGCGCTTTGTCCACTTTTTCCCACGGTAGATCTAAATCTAATCTTCCAAAATGACCGAATGCCGCAGTTTGACGATAAATTGGACGACGTAGATCAAGCATTTTAATAATACCTGCTGGACGTAGATCGAAAAATTTATTGACAGCGTTGATTAAGTCTTGTTCGCTATATTCGCTTGTACCATACGTATCAATCGAAATCGATACAGGATGGGCAACGCCGATAGCATAAGCTAATTGCACTTCTGCTTTTTTAGCGAGACCTGCTGCAACGATGTTTTTAGCAACGTAACGTGCGGCATAAGCGCCAGAACGATCGACTTTTGTTGGATCCTTACCGGAAAATGCACCGCCACCATGCCGCGCATAGCCGCCATATGTGTCCACGATGATTTTACGACCCGTTAAACCCGCATCTCCTTGAGGTCCGCCGATAACAAAACGCCCAGTTGGATTAATAAAATATTTCGTTTCATCATCTAGAAGCGCTGGATCAATGACTTCTTCAATCACCAATTTATGCAAGTCTGTCGCAATTTGCTCTTGTGAAATATCTGGATGATGCTGTGTCGAAATAACAATCGTATCGACACGAATTGGTTGATTATTATCATCATATTCCACGGTCACTTGTGTCTTAGCATCAGGACGTAGATACGTAAGCGTGTTATTTTTGCGTAATTCTGCAATTTTTCGAGCTAGCGCATGAGCAAGTGAAATTGGAAGTGGCATCAATTCTTCGGTTTCATCCGTTGCAAAGCCGAACATTAAGCCTTGATCCCCTGCTCCAATCGCGTCAATTGCTGCATCATCCGAGCCATCGCGTGATTCTAATGCGACGTCGACCCCTTGCGCTATATCTGGTGACTGCTCATCAATCGCCGTTAAAACAGCACATGTCTCTGCGTCAAAGCCATATTTTGCACGTGTATAGCCAATTTCTTTAATCGTATCGCGTACAATTTTCGGAATATCCACATAGGTGGACGTTGTAATTTCTCCTGCTACGAGTACCAATCCTGTCGTTACTGTCGTTTCACAAGCAACACGAGCATCGGCATCCTTTGTTAAAATTGCATCTAAAATTGCAT
The sequence above is drawn from the Listeria weihenstephanensis genome and encodes:
- the metK gene encoding methionine adenosyltransferase, encoding MARNRHLFTSESVSDGHPDKIADQISDAILDAILTKDADARVACETTVTTGLVLVAGEITTSTYVDIPKIVRDTIKEIGYTRAKYGFDAETCAVLTAIDEQSPDIAQGVDVALESRDGSDDAAIDAIGAGDQGLMFGFATDETEELMPLPISLAHALARKIAELRKNNTLTYLRPDAKTQVTVEYDDNNQPIRVDTIVISTQHHPDISQEQIATDLHKLVIEEVIDPALLDDETKYFINPTGRFVIGGPQGDAGLTGRKIIVDTYGGYARHGGGAFSGKDPTKVDRSGAYAARYVAKNIVAAGLAKKAEVQLAYAIGVAHPVSISIDTYGTSEYSEQDLINAVNKFFDLRPAGIIKMLDLRRPIYRQTAAFGHFGRLDLDLPWEKVDKAPQMKEFLLQTATIK
- a CDS encoding carbonic anhydrase, translated to MKTKLLAASAIAASLILVAGCGNSDASDTKKEEKTETTAKTETKHEDHLDYHDQKSWQFEAGDTQSPINIETTKTEPMKDTGAIELNYNQKVTDEVDNGHSIQVDDGGQATINGRKFELNQFHFHAESEHTVDGKHYPIEAHFVNENQDSRLAVIGVFFKEGKANPAFQSILNNVKKGEKTTVSEPIDVAALLPTNKTYYHYLGSLTTPPLSENVEWYVMATPVEVSKEQIAEFNKYYDGNNRKVQPLHDRPVLKHTEN